The nucleotide window TAATAATTTACTtcgagcaacatttttctttctcattaTTCTTTTCATATATTGAACGCTCGTGGACCTCAGCGTCGTTAGAACACATTCTCGATGTGTTTACGTTTATTCTTGTTCATTTCCCGTGACCATTGAGAGCTTCGACGACGAGCAGACCCTCGAATAACAAGTGTTTCGCTTTTCAAATCTCCAAGCAGTCCTGGGGAAGAACTGCAAGGCCGTGAACACGACGATCCTGAATCCTCACGTACACCTCCTGGGGGAGGACGCCGCGTGCATCGCGTACGTCAGGCTCACGCAATACATGGACAAGTAAGTTAGACTTTTTCGCATCGAGGAAGGTGAATTTTAACAGACAAACGAATATTCtactaaaatattatagaaagtTCACTCGGTTGGAAAGGGTTTGGTAACTTGTTCCTTGTTGGGGGTTGAACAAAATGGCAGAGGAAATGAatgttaacgaaaaatatgatttttcatAGATTGAATGTTTCCTAgggtatttttatattccgaaagatagtataaaaatttgatcatAAATCAATccatatatttaagaaatagcATACGGTGCAATATGCATTGCGACAGTTAGAAAAGGTGCACAAGAAGGTAGATCGTCCAACATTCCCCCTGATGCCATTCTTCTCTCTCCAACAAAGGATACGCGATCTTTTCCCATTAGTTTTGGCTGCTCGTATACGTGACACGCGCGAACGTGGTTCGTTGTTGCAGACAAGGCGTAGCGCACACTCAGCAGAGCGAGGAGAGCCGCGTGTGGCACAAGAGGGACAACAAATGGCAGAACGTGCATTTCCACCGAAGCGCGGTGACGGGTCCGTCGCCGTTCTCCTTCAATCACAAGTAAATCGGCCGTGAGCGAGGAAAGGGAGGAAGCAGAAGAGATGAAGGGCCGATGTGTCGGTGAACGCTCGTCGCCTCGACGCGTGAAACCAATCAGAGCCGTGCAAGAACGCGAGAGCGATGTCAACACCCGCGTGCAATAGAAACGAGCACAAACACTCGCACAGAGACAGACAAACTGACATCTCGTTCGgataaatagataaatgtGGAACGAACGCAACTATTGCACGGAGGAGGAAGATCAGACCTGGAAGGAATCGAATCAGACGCTTTAGGTCCACCTAGAGGTCAATCTTTAGGTCAACTTTGAGGTCAGTCTTTAAGCTAGCGATTAACCAAAGAATTACTCGACCACATTCTTCTCAAACGTGTGGAATCACATTCCCCTTGATCCAGGTGTCTCCCTCCCCGCGCAatgcgtatatttatttatttattcctcgatacacgcacgcacacgcgtACACTCGAGCAACGAGCGACTCTCTGTCTCTGTTCGCAACATCCGAGGCCCACGTCGTCGACAATCTcaagagaagaaagaagaaagaagaaagttgcaaggaaaggaaaatgaaGATACTGGTAGTAAGAGAAATCAGAAATCCTGACTCTGTTCCTATGACTTAAACCCGAGGAGCAGCCTCGACTGCCATTAAACGGAGTTTGTGGGAGAATAAACGCAAAGGCACGAAGAAATACTAGAAGAAATCGAAAGGATTCTTTTCGCGAGATTCGAATCTGAGCAGCCTCGACGTTGTCATCGACACCCACGAAAAGAGGAgagtaaaatagaaatgttttaaGACACTGCTAGGATGTAATCAGAATTTATCAGAATTCCTGTCTCTGGGAACAGCCTCGACGCTGCCATTGA belongs to Hylaeus volcanicus isolate JK05 unplaced genomic scaffold, UHH_iyHylVolc1.0_haploid 12519, whole genome shotgun sequence and includes:
- the LOC128882090 gene encoding calcium/calmodulin-dependent protein kinase type II alpha chain-like, translated to LGKNCKAVNTTILNPHVHLLGEDAACIAYVRLTQYMDKQGVAHTQQSEESRVWHKRDNKWQNVHFHRSAVTGPSPFSFNHK